The window tgcctataacttcgggaattttacgaatttcaacatatcCTTTTAAAcgtgtattcctaaaaggttgaacattcgaaaaatgaaataaaaaaaatcgacttttagaccggaaggtccctcTAAGGTTGCTCTCTCTACAGGAAAAACTGTTGTGCCGATGGCACCTGCGCAGGatcataaaagaatattcaATGGAGATATGGGTCCAAACACTGGTGGCATGGGTGCTTATTGTCCATGTCCCTTATTAAAGAACGCAGACTACGAGTTAGTCAAGTCGAATATTCTTCAGAAAACCATTGACGGTCTTAGGAAGGATAAAATTCCATTTGTTGGTTGGTTATAGTTACTTTAAAGAAATCTTATAGGGTAAAGGTAtcatcagtagttgacaacttttcagaaaaacttgaaaaataaggtttttagaagtgcaactatctcttttcaacagcgcaccgcggctcctaatacccacggTTCGCCAGTCCTAAAACGctttttttcacgtttttctgaaaagttgtcaactactgatacatggccAACTACTGGTAACTACTTATAAAAGTAATTTAACTCCGCAGAAATATatcgtattttaaaatttaggtgTACTATATGCTGGGTTAATGATAACAAAGGATGGACCAAAGGTTTTAGAATTTAATTGCAGATTTGGTGATCCAGAAACGCAAGTGGTATTACCACTACTGAAGTCAGATTTGTTTACAGTTATGAAGGTAATTAGTAGCTACATACACGAGTATTTagcttcaattaattcaatgtaTGTTAAACGCGTAGGCTTGTTGCGAGGGTTCTCTAATTGAATCCCAAGTTGTGTGGCAAGAAGGTGTATTTGCAGCTGGTGTTGTTCTGGCCTCTCGCGGGTATCCAGCATCGTCATCGAAAGGCCAAGTCATAACAGGCGTCAGCGACGTTTTACGTAAACCAAATCATTTTATTTTCCACAGTGGAACAAGTATTTCTCCTCAAGGAGAATTACTCACTAATGGTAtgctttcaaataattaaagccCTTTTACATAGGAATATTAAGAATAAGATGCTCATTTCTTTGATTCCTTGCGTTTTTATTAGGGGGAAGAGTCTTAATTACCGTAAGTTTAGCGCCCTCACTGGCTTTAGCTGCTGCTAAAGCAACGCATGCTGCTCAAAGCGTATCTTTCGAAGGAAAACAATTAAGAACGGACATAGCACACAAGGGAATTGCAAGGTACATGGAGCGCGCAACGTGTATAGAAAATGCGTATTAATCAAGCGATATTTACAGATCTATATTGCATCACGGGAAACTAACATATAAAAGTAGCGGTGTAGATATAGCAGCGGGAGATTCGTTGGTTTCAGCTATCAAACCAGCAACTTGCTCGACGCAACGTTTAGGTACATTGGGTTCGATTGGTGGCTTCGGTGGGCTATTTGATGTAAAAGCAGCGGGCTACAAAGACCCGCTTTTGGTATCTGGTACTGATGGCGTTGGAACGAAATTAAAGGTAATACATTTACAAGAAACAGAATGAAAGTTTTCTGTATGTCATATGTTGGTTTATTCCTGCAGATAGCATTTGAATGTAACAAACACGATACAGTGGGCATAGATTTAGTCGCTATGTGTGTAAATGATGTTCTCGCGCATGGTGCAGAGCCATTATATTTCTTGGATTATTTCGCTTGTGGTAAACTGAACGTTAATACAGCTACTGACGTTATAAATGGTGTAAGCGAAGGATGCAAGAGAGCAGGATGCTCATTAGTAAGTAaacatttattcatttataaatATTCGTCGCTATAATAAAGATTTAAGTAGTTATTTGTATATAAAATCGGCAAAATTCAGATTAATAatcacaagggatgatcccgaacctggaaattcaaaaaattctgaaactttgtgaatatgtagggaatttcgttctgatcacaacgcaattttgtttgccgcccaaattcactctaagggggtgaaattgaccccttaaattccggctattttccgattttgtgttataactcgcgaactgaaaGAACTGTAAGTAATCAGTGGCGTATTTAGTataaacagtgcctagggcaagcgtagaatttccgcctcccccaccacccccCTTCCCTCATGCATATCATTCCAATTCCATCTTTTCTGTTCGACTTCGTCGTTAAAAGTGTTCATCACACAAAACACACACATTTTAtatagaatttagataatccttttaaagaaagtggagctgaagggcgGATAAGACAAAAGTTAGAGGCAAATGAAGCCAAAAAGTGCAGCAAGTTTtcttcgaaggttctctaaagaaACATGCGAAGTACGCGAATAACAAACGTAAACTACTAATATTAATCAtccaaatatatttattcaagaaacactatttttttcgttttttttgcGCTCCCTGACATTGGCGCCCAGGGCACGAGCCCcacttgccccaccctagatacgcctctgtgtaagttaccaaatgataatcctaattaaaagaagtaacttttgtcttgaaactttttttctatctcttacagttcgcgagttataaaagaaaatcggaaaatagccgaattttcaggggttaatttcacccccttcgagtgaatttgggcagcaaacaaaagatgcgttgtaatcaggaagaaatcccttacatattcacaaagtttcagatttttttttaatttccgggttcgggatcttcccttgttagcagtgacggatttaaggaaaaaggcccagatggcaaacgttctgaggggcccacttttcgggaaaatgaggaggtagtttactaaaagggggtaaatgtacctacagaaaagtatagaaacaaATATAGTGcttagataaaatcataattttcttaagaCTGGGCCCCTAGGGGGTCCTTGTGAGCAGGGAAAATATTTcccatttttcggggaaataaagccatagtttactgaaaacgggctcagtgtaataatacagaaaaaatatagtttagaTAAATCATAATTATGTTTTAAGGATGGGCCCtgggggggccttctgggtaggggcccaggtggcaactgctcatcggccgccctgttaaatccgccactgcttgttAGATAAGTGTAACAGAAATTTCATGTGTTGGAACATAATTTTTAGATCGGTGGAGAAACAGCAGAAATGCCTGATATGTATTCGAATGGTGAATACGATTTAGCGGGATTTGCTGTAGGCGCGGTCGAAAGAAACGAATTACTTCCACGTGTAAATGACATAAAGCAAAATGACATCGTAATCGGCCTTCCATCAAGTGGAGTGCACAGCAATGGATTCAGCCTTGTTAGGAAAGTTTTAAAGATGgcagataaaaaatattcgGACGTAGTAGCTTTTTCTGAAAATCAACGCACAATCGGTAATGCTTGCTTGGGTTATTTTCTATAGAATAGTATATATACGACAATTCATCGTGTTCGCGGAACGAATGTATTGTATGACATCTATTGTGAATTAAAGGCGATGAACTCTTGGAACCGACAAAGATTTATGTAAAAGGAGTAATTCCTGCTCTGCGAACGAATTTAGTAAAAGCATTTGCGCATGTTACTGGAGGAGGTCTTACGGAGAACATACCGAGAGTTTTACCAAAAAATATGGGAGTGGTGTTAGACGCCAGTACGTGGAATGTCCAACCGATCTTTGGTTGGTTAGCAGCTGTTGgtaagaaaacaattaaaatgtGAACACAATTACCTATATTACTTACACATTtctcatttttatatatttttgaaatccTTTTTTTAGGTGGCATTAATAAAGAAGAGATGTTAAGAACATTTAACTGTGGCATTGGCGCTATTTTAATCTGCTCAGAGAAAGATAAGGATGAAGTTTTAAAGCAATTAAAAACGGAAAATCCCAAGGTCATTGGATATGTATGCAACCATACGGGTAAATTTTTCCTAAGCATTTTTCTTTAAGCATTTTCAGCGTGCGATACCCTTTTACGTTAGTCAATGGTAAAAAATATTGTAGACAATCAAGATAGAGTGAATGTTCAAAATTTCGAAGAAGCGTTAGAATTGGAAATGAAACGATACGTACCGGATGTCGTTACGAGACTGAGCAAACCCTTAAAAAGGGTGGGTGTTCTCATATCTGGTACTGGTACTAATTTACAATCACTGATCGAGGCAATTGGAGATCCAACGCAACAGATTGGTGCAGAAATCGTTATAGTGATATCCAATAAACCAAATGTTGAAGGACTTAAACGAGCTGAAAGAGCTGGTATTAAGACAGTGGTAATTAATATCTTCTAATTACTTAATCCTTAATTCTTTATTACAGACTATTTACATTTTAACGCGATGCTCTAAACAGGTCATTAAACATACTGATTATCGTACCCGAGAGGCTTTTGATTCGGCAATGAATGTTGAACTTGATGCTGCTGGAGTTGAGATAGTTTGCCTCGCTGGTTTCATGCGCATTTTATCGGAAAGTTTTGTAAATCGGTGGCGAGGTGCATTACTAAATGTGCATCCTTCGTTGCTACCGTCCTTTAAAGGCGCTTCCGCACATAAAGATGTTCTAGCTGCTGGCGTACGTGTTTCC is drawn from Andrena cerasifolii isolate SP2316 chromosome 8, iyAndCera1_principal, whole genome shotgun sequence and contains these coding sequences:
- the Gart gene encoding trifunctional purine biosynthetic protein adenosine-3 Gart, with the translated sequence MDYTILIIGGGGREHAIAWKLSQSPHVNKIYVSPGNIGISSVDKVSLVKLNVKDNQEVAKWSKENGVNLVVVGPEEYLANGLADELKNLGINCFGPQKAASKIEADKYWAKEFMDRYEIPTAKWKGFTNAQEAKKFVLNAPFPALVIKASGLAAGKGVVVAKDQEEACKAIDEILTDKKFGSAGETVVAEELLEGEEVSVLAFTDGKTVVPMAPAQDHKRIFNGDMGPNTGGMGAYCPCPLLKNADYELVKSNILQKTIDGLRKDKIPFVGVLYAGLMITKDGPKVLEFNCRFGDPETQVVLPLLKSDLFTVMKACCEGSLIESQVVWQEGVFAAGVVLASRGYPASSSKGQVITGVSDVLRKPNHFIFHSGTSISPQGELLTNGGRVLITVSLAPSLALAAAKATHAAQSVSFEGKQLRTDIAHKGIARSILHHGKLTYKSSGVDIAAGDSLVSAIKPATCSTQRLGTLGSIGGFGGLFDVKAAGYKDPLLVSGTDGVGTKLKIAFECNKHDTVGIDLVAMCVNDVLAHGAEPLYFLDYFACGKLNVNTATDVINGVSEGCKRAGCSLIGGETAEMPDMYSNGEYDLAGFAVGAVERNELLPRVNDIKQNDIVIGLPSSGVHSNGFSLVRKVLKMADKKYSDVVAFSENQRTIGDELLEPTKIYVKGVIPALRTNLVKAFAHVTGGGLTENIPRVLPKNMGVVLDASTWNVQPIFGWLAAVGGINKEEMLRTFNCGIGAILICSEKDKDEVLKQLKTENPKVIGYVCNHTDNQDRVNVQNFEEALELEMKRYVPDVVTRLSKPLKRVGVLISGTGTNLQSLIEAIGDPTQQIGAEIVIVISNKPNVEGLKRAERAGIKTVVIKHTDYRTREAFDSAMNVELDAAGVEIVCLAGFMRILSESFVNRWRGALLNVHPSLLPSFKGASAHKDVLAAGVRVSGCTVHFVEVDIDSGAIIEQAAVPVLPNDTIETLQERVKTAEHRTFPLALKHLATGRIQLKEDNSIAWNY